Proteins encoded together in one Chitinophagaceae bacterium window:
- a CDS encoding SDR family oxidoreductase, whose product MKRVLITGGAGFLGSHLCDRYINEGFDVICMDNLITGNADNIAHLIGKKEFKFIHHDVTEYIHVKGELDLVLHFASPASPIDYLEMPIQTLKVGSLGTHKALGLAKEKRARFLLASTSEVYGDPLIHPQKEDYWGNVNPVGFRGVYDEAKRFAEAMTMAYHRFHGVETRIVRIFNTYGSRMRLNDGRALPTFMRQALEGENITVFGDGSQTRSFTYVDDLVEGIWRLSQSDEVEPVNIGNPEEITIFEFAKEVIELTGSSSKIIHEELPKDDPQVRKPDITKAKTILNWEPRIERKEGLKKTLEYFRDKVFSAKH is encoded by the coding sequence TTGAAACGTGTATTGATTACCGGCGGAGCCGGATTTTTAGGTTCGCATTTATGTGATCGCTACATCAATGAAGGGTTTGATGTAATCTGCATGGATAACCTCATCACAGGGAATGCCGATAACATCGCTCATCTGATCGGGAAGAAAGAGTTTAAGTTCATTCACCATGATGTGACGGAGTATATTCACGTGAAGGGTGAGCTGGACCTGGTGCTTCACTTTGCATCGCCCGCTTCGCCGATTGACTACCTCGAAATGCCCATCCAAACCCTCAAGGTTGGATCGCTTGGAACCCATAAGGCACTGGGGCTGGCCAAAGAGAAGAGGGCCCGGTTCCTGCTGGCGTCTACCAGCGAGGTGTATGGCGATCCGCTTATTCATCCTCAAAAGGAGGACTATTGGGGGAATGTAAACCCGGTCGGTTTCCGTGGAGTGTATGATGAAGCCAAGCGTTTTGCCGAGGCGATGACGATGGCATACCATCGTTTTCACGGGGTGGAGACAAGGATAGTGCGAATTTTCAATACGTACGGTTCACGGATGAGGCTGAATGATGGCCGGGCACTGCCGACGTTTATGCGTCAGGCACTTGAAGGGGAGAATATCACCGTATTCGGTGATGGCTCGCAGACGCGATCCTTCACCTATGTGGATGACCTGGTGGAAGGGATCTGGCGACTATCCCAAAGCGACGAGGTGGAACCTGTGAATATTGGTAATCCCGAAGAGATCACTATTTTTGAATTTGCAAAAGAAGTGATTGAGTTGACAGGAAGCAGCAGCAAAATCATTCATGAAGAATTGCCCAAAGACGACCCCCAGGTGCGCAAACCCGATATTACAAAAGCAAAAACTATTTTGAACTGGGAACCCCGCATAGAACGCAAAGAAGGCCTGAAAAAAACCCTTGAGTACTTCCGTGATAAAGTCTTCTCAGCAAAGCACTGA
- a CDS encoding SDR family oxidoreductase, with protein MKLLITGGAGFIGSNLVEHFTKDDRVSLVRVLDDLSNGYYENIKEFESHPKFEFMEGDICDYQVCLNATKGIDKITHQAALGSVPRSIENPMRTTEVNILGTVNVMHAAVENGVERVVLACSSSTYGDSKELPKVENRIGKPLSPYAVTKLSIEQFADVFQQVYGLNFVGLRYFNIFGPKQNPDNPYAAVIPIFCQAFIDGEKPTINGDGHTSRDFTYVANAVQANDRALFTENGEALNQIYNVACNDRVSLKEMVEALKEISGKEIDPNFGPERPGDVKHSEADISKISEKLNYKPEVFFNEGLKAVYEWYEKRES; from the coding sequence ATAAAGTTATTGATTACCGGGGGAGCCGGATTTATCGGCAGTAATCTGGTAGAACACTTCACAAAGGATGACCGCGTATCGCTTGTTAGGGTGCTGGATGACTTGAGCAACGGTTACTATGAAAACATCAAGGAGTTTGAATCCCATCCGAAGTTCGAGTTTATGGAGGGGGATATTTGCGACTACCAGGTTTGCCTGAATGCAACAAAGGGTATTGATAAAATAACTCACCAGGCCGCACTGGGTTCTGTTCCCCGCTCTATCGAAAACCCGATGCGTACCACTGAGGTAAATATCCTGGGTACGGTTAATGTGATGCACGCGGCCGTTGAAAACGGTGTGGAGAGGGTGGTCCTGGCGTGCAGCTCCAGCACCTATGGCGACAGCAAGGAGCTGCCCAAAGTGGAAAACCGGATCGGCAAGCCGCTCAGTCCATACGCGGTGACCAAACTCTCCATTGAGCAGTTTGCGGATGTGTTTCAGCAGGTGTACGGCCTGAATTTTGTAGGACTGCGCTACTTCAACATCTTTGGCCCGAAACAGAATCCTGATAATCCCTATGCGGCAGTGATCCCGATCTTTTGCCAGGCCTTTATCGACGGGGAGAAGCCGACCATCAACGGCGACGGACACACCAGCCGCGACTTTACCTACGTTGCCAATGCCGTACAAGCCAACGATCGCGCGCTCTTTACAGAGAACGGGGAGGCCCTGAACCAGATCTACAATGTGGCCTGCAACGACCGGGTATCACTCAAAGAGATGGTGGAAGCCCTTAAGGAGATCAGCGGAAAAGAGATAGACCCCAACTTTGGCCCCGAACGGCCCGGTGACGTCAAACACTCCGAAGCCGACATCTCAAAGATCAGCGAAAAGCTGAACTATAAGCCCGAGGTATTCTTCAATGAGGGCCTAAAGGCCGTTTATGAGTGGTATGAGAAGCGGGAATCTTGA